A genomic stretch from Maniola jurtina chromosome 26, ilManJurt1.1, whole genome shotgun sequence includes:
- the LOC123878773 gene encoding single-stranded DNA-binding protein 3 isoform X4, with the protein MYAKGKGSTVPSDAQAREKLALYVYEYLLHVGAQKAAQTFLSEIRWEKNITLGEPPGFLHSWWCVFWDLYCAAPERRDTCEHSSEAKAFHDYGFVNSGYGVNGIGHNAGPAPPNDGMGGGGMPPGFFPNSSLRPSPPAPHPGSQPSPHGPQPQLMGTGQPFIGPWYSGGPRSAVRMGMGNDFNGPPGQGMMGNSLERGAGGGMLGGPRMTPPRPGMGPMSPGAYAAGMRGPPPQAPGMPPMGMGPRGAWAGGSGGAGGGSAPLNYSGGSPGAYGAPPGSNGPPGPPTPIMPSPQDSSNSGGDNMYTLMKPVGAGALGAEFPLAGEHGPSSQHLSQPSAAEGLGGVDGMKSSPGGVGGGGPGTPREDSGSGMGDYNLI; encoded by the exons ATGTATGCCAAGGGCAAAGGCTCTACGGTACCTTCGGACGCTCAGGCCCGCGAGAAGTTAGCCCTCTATGTGTACGAATACTTACTGCACGTTGGGGCTCAGAAAGCGGCACAGACTTTCCTTTCTGAGATACGATGGGAGAAGAACATAACACTGGGCGAGCCCCCGGGGTTCCTTCACTCGTGGTGGTGTGTTTTCTGGGATCTATACTGCGCAGCGCCCGAGCGAAGGGATACTTGTGAACACTCGTCCGAAGCCAAGGCTTTTCACGATTATGGTTTCGTCAATTCTGGCTATGGTGTCAATGGAATTGGTCACAACGCCGGCCCGGCGCCTCCAAACGACG GTATGGGTGGTGGAGGCATGCCACCAGGGTTCTTCCCCAACTCCTCACTCCGGCCGTCCCCGCCAGCCCCACACCCTGGATCACAGCCGTCACCACACGGGCCTCAACCACAGCTGATGGGGACGGGACAGCCGTTCATAGGACCCTGGTACTCTGGAGGACCAAGGTCAGCTGTGCGGATGGGCATGGGCAATGACTTTAATGGGCCTCCAG GTCAGGGTATGATGGGCAACTCGCTGgagcgcggcgcgggcggcgggatGCTGGGCGGGCCGCGCATGACGCCGCCGCGCCCCGGCATGGGCCCCATGAGCCCCGGCGCCTACGCGGCCGGCATGCGCGGCCCTCCGCCCCAGGCACCAG GTATGCCACCAATGGGAATGGGCCCCAGAGGAGCGTGGGCCGGCGGCAGCGGCGGCGCGGGAGGGGGTTCCGCGCCCCTCAACTACAGCGGGGGCTCCCCGGGCGCGTACGGAGCCCCGCCAGGTTCAAACGGCCCGCCAGGACCGCCCACGCCAATCATGCCAAGCCCACAGGACTCGTCGAATTCTG GCGGTGACAACATGTACACGCTGATGAAACCGGTCGGCGCCGGAGCCCTAGGGGCAGAGTTCCCGCTCGCGGGCGAGCACGGGCCGTCATCGCAGCACCTCAGCCAACCGTCTGCAGCCGAAG
- the LOC123878778 gene encoding 60S ribosomal protein L32, whose amino-acid sequence MAIRPVYRPTIVKKRTKRFIRHQSDRYDKLKRNWRKPRGIDNRVRRRFKGQYLMPSIGYGSNKKTRHMLPNGFRKVLVHNVRELEILMMQNRKYCAEIAHGVSSKKRKTIVERAQQLSIRVTNAAARLRSQENE is encoded by the exons ATGGCAATCAGACCTGTATATAGGCCGACAATCGTCAAAAAGAGGACGAAACGATTCATCAGACATCAATCGGATCGCTATGATAAACTTAAAAGGAACTGGCGCAAACCAAGAG GTATTGACAACAGAGTGCGCAGACGTTTCAAGGGCCAGTACCTGATGCCCAGCATTGGTTACGGATCAAATAAGAAGACACGTCACATGCTACCCAATGGTTTCCGTAAG GTACTCGTGCACAACGTCCGTGAATTAGAGATCCTCATGATGCAAAACAGGAAATACTGCGCAGAGATTGCGCACGGAGTCTCCTCAAAGAAGCGCAAGACGATCGTGGAGCGAGCGCAACAGTTGAGCATACGGGTGACCAACGCCGCCGCGCGTCTGCGCAGCCAGGAGAACGAATAA
- the LOC123878776 gene encoding zinc finger protein 891-like isoform X2, with amino-acid sequence MPTSDSIGLNVTHASGDGDSPLRCCRLCGGNGNLRCFCETYLWEGVEERYDQLLFNCFGIRPLPADDLICERCVCQLRNTQRFRALVQSAFARPPSEDSTNQSQMRIGEGHTQKKIKSKLKLSRLELAKKNTRTGIDLTLRKKKSERKKSIFNTNVEPRRMNIACTLCQQKYPMIMPFNGCKNFVCSRCKKKGEIRPNLRKYNVNLPTNLLKNNLELHAKTDLRGKSRLFSVQKIPSQSVKIPVPTKYQCDQCPKRYSMAQNLSQHINTVHKNTYGTFCTICEKDFNTKELLDRHMRMHTGQLIYRCDVCMRVFKGKRAFQAHYLTHGK; translated from the exons ATGCCTACTTCA GATTCAATCGGATTGAACGTGACACATGCGTCTGGAGACGGGGATTCCCCGTTGCGTTGCTGCCGGCTTTGTGGAGGGAATGGGAACCTGAGGTGTTTCTGTGAGACGTATTTGTGGGAGGGGGTGGAGGAGAGATATGACCAGCTGCTCTTCAATTGCTTCGGTATTCGG CCATTACCAGCAGACGATTTGATATGTGAACGCTGTGTGTGCCAGCTTCGGAACACGCAACGCTTCCGAGCGCTCGTGCAGTCCGCCTTCGCTAGACCACCCAGTGAAG ACTCAACAAACCAATCTCAAATGCGCATCGGTGAAGGCCACACacagaaaaaaatcaaaagcaaATTGAAATTATCGAGGCTAGAACTAGCGAAAAAGAACACCAGAACTGGCATAGACTTGACTCTcaggaaaaaaaaatctgaaagaaAAAAGTCTATTTTCAACACCAACGTTGAACCTCGACGGATGAATATAGCCTGTACGCTCTGCCAGCAGAAGTATCCTATGATAATGCCTTTTAATGGATGCAAGAACTTTGTATGCTCGCGGTGTAAAAAGAAAGGTGAAATTCGCCCGAATTTGAGGAAATATAACGTCAATTTGCCTACGAATTTGTTGAAGAATAATTTGGAGCTGCATGCTAAAACTGATTTGAGAGGGAAGAGCAG ACTATTCAGTGTGCAAAAAATACCTTCGCAGTCAGTTAAAATACCGGTTCCCACAAAATACCAGTGCGATCAATGTCCGAAGAGATACTCAATGGCACAAAACCTATCGCAGCATATAAATACTGTTCACAAAAATACGTACGGCACTTTCTGTACAATCTGTGAAAAAGATTTCAATACGAAGGAATTGCTAGATAGGCATATGCGAATGCATACAGGCCAATTAATATACAGGTGTGATGTATGCATGCGTGTTTTCAAAGGCAAAAGAGCATTCCAAGCACACTATCTGACGCATGGGAAATAA
- the LOC123878777 gene encoding uncharacterized protein LOC123878777 encodes MALKIMQSSAQKNRNNHSVRFSSDELPKFKSLDSPDSMHQFASQSLLSVDSGAPSPDCVFQPAAQRYRLNEQRIKLLTAINQIVQQRADLEANRSTLSSMLEELRRKLKRRIEECHFDKKEKMKALKQANQKLEREKFSIVNELEHLKRHLEKEEAHHLQHARNAVAQAIQGVTRNSVDHLFAPCSVSELPNIVSRNVARNAPSRIADSKLAAARLMRDIAELRNRVAQVEARLANELKRKRQAEIDIVRLRKELSSTKSCVASLRMPYRQQCSKFA; translated from the exons ATGGCGCTGAAAATAATGCAGTCGTCAGCTCAGAAGAACCGTAACAACCATAGCGTGAGGTTCTCCAGCGACGAACTGCCCAAGTTTAAGTCTTTG GATTCCCCGGACAGCATGCATCAATTCGCATCACAATCCCTCCTCAGCGTGGACAGTGGCGCGCCGAGCCCCGACTGCGTGTTCCAGCCTGCCGCTCAGAGATACAGGCTAAATGAACAAA GAATCAAACTCCTGACTGCTATCAACCAGATAGTTCAGCAAAGAGCAGATTTAGAAGCCAACAGATCCACACTCTCCAGCATGCTAGAAGAATTGAGAAGGAAGCTCAAAAGAAGAATAGAAGAGTGCCACTTCGATAAGAAGGAGAAGATGAAG GCATTAAAACAGGCGAACCAGAAACTAGAAAGAGAAAAGTTCAGCATAGTGAATGAGCTGGAACATCTCAAGCGACACCTGGAGAAAGAAGAGGCTCACCATCTCCAGCATGCCAGGAATGCTGTTGCTCAG GCAATACAAGGAGTGACGAGGAATTCAGTGGATCACCTGTTCGCGCCGTGTTCAGTGTCGGAATTGCCCAACATAGTCAGTAGAAATGTTGCCAGGAATGCTCCGTCAAGAATT GCTGACAGCAAGCTGGCAGCCGCGCGTCTGATGCGCGACATCGCAGAGCTGAGGAACCGAGTCGCGCAGGTCGAGGCGAGACTCGCTAACGAGCTCAAG CGTAAAAGGCAGGCTGAGATCGACATTGTGCGACTGAGGAAGGAGCTGTCGTCCACCAAGAGCTGCGTCGCCTCCCTGCGCATGCCATACCGGCAGCAGTGCTCAAAGTTCGCGTAG
- the LOC123878776 gene encoding zinc finger protein 891-like isoform X1, translating to MDVLWSKERLHKIFSKDSIGLNVTHASGDGDSPLRCCRLCGGNGNLRCFCETYLWEGVEERYDQLLFNCFGIRPLPADDLICERCVCQLRNTQRFRALVQSAFARPPSEDSTNQSQMRIGEGHTQKKIKSKLKLSRLELAKKNTRTGIDLTLRKKKSERKKSIFNTNVEPRRMNIACTLCQQKYPMIMPFNGCKNFVCSRCKKKGEIRPNLRKYNVNLPTNLLKNNLELHAKTDLRGKSRLFSVQKIPSQSVKIPVPTKYQCDQCPKRYSMAQNLSQHINTVHKNTYGTFCTICEKDFNTKELLDRHMRMHTGQLIYRCDVCMRVFKGKRAFQAHYLTHGK from the exons ATGGACGTGCTGTGGTCTAAAGAGAGATTGCATAAAATTTTTAGTAAA GATTCAATCGGATTGAACGTGACACATGCGTCTGGAGACGGGGATTCCCCGTTGCGTTGCTGCCGGCTTTGTGGAGGGAATGGGAACCTGAGGTGTTTCTGTGAGACGTATTTGTGGGAGGGGGTGGAGGAGAGATATGACCAGCTGCTCTTCAATTGCTTCGGTATTCGG CCATTACCAGCAGACGATTTGATATGTGAACGCTGTGTGTGCCAGCTTCGGAACACGCAACGCTTCCGAGCGCTCGTGCAGTCCGCCTTCGCTAGACCACCCAGTGAAG ACTCAACAAACCAATCTCAAATGCGCATCGGTGAAGGCCACACacagaaaaaaatcaaaagcaaATTGAAATTATCGAGGCTAGAACTAGCGAAAAAGAACACCAGAACTGGCATAGACTTGACTCTcaggaaaaaaaaatctgaaagaaAAAAGTCTATTTTCAACACCAACGTTGAACCTCGACGGATGAATATAGCCTGTACGCTCTGCCAGCAGAAGTATCCTATGATAATGCCTTTTAATGGATGCAAGAACTTTGTATGCTCGCGGTGTAAAAAGAAAGGTGAAATTCGCCCGAATTTGAGGAAATATAACGTCAATTTGCCTACGAATTTGTTGAAGAATAATTTGGAGCTGCATGCTAAAACTGATTTGAGAGGGAAGAGCAG ACTATTCAGTGTGCAAAAAATACCTTCGCAGTCAGTTAAAATACCGGTTCCCACAAAATACCAGTGCGATCAATGTCCGAAGAGATACTCAATGGCACAAAACCTATCGCAGCATATAAATACTGTTCACAAAAATACGTACGGCACTTTCTGTACAATCTGTGAAAAAGATTTCAATACGAAGGAATTGCTAGATAGGCATATGCGAATGCATACAGGCCAATTAATATACAGGTGTGATGTATGCATGCGTGTTTTCAAAGGCAAAAGAGCATTCCAAGCACACTATCTGACGCATGGGAAATAA